Proteins from a single region of Methanotorris igneus Kol 5:
- the tfrB gene encoding fumarate reductase (CoM/CoB) subunit TfrB — protein sequence MEMVKIKVKRFNKDKDGFEEYEVPKGINVLNALEYINKNYHANIYFRSSCRAGQCGSCAMCINGEPKLACKTKVEDGMVIEPLKNFDVIRDLVVDRTPYYKKLANLRNYIERKEYPEDLENIKPDDINKVKKVRGCIDCLSCLSVCPVRKFTDYAGPTFMRQLARFAFDVRDEGDREKIAYFENLYNCTTCAKCVEVCPKEIEIVHHAIEKLRELCFKKGYYLKNHLAVRENVLKYNRSVEKDKTPLLEEVNEEYLVENEKMRVAFFTGCLIDYRLQNVGRDAIKVLNAHGISVIIPKNQVCCGSPFIRTGQTDIAEKLKKKNLEIFNNLDVDCVVTVCAGCGSTLKNDYKEKEFEVMDITEVLNKVGLIKYKPLDATVTYHDPCHLKRGQGVYDEPRKILKSIPNLKFIEMEVPDQCCGAGGGVRSGKPEVAYALGKRKAKMIFDTNVDYLVTVCPFCEYHIRDSLKKYKEENNIKKDIKVMNIVSLLSKVV from the coding sequence ATGGAAATGGTGAAAATTAAGGTTAAGAGATTTAATAAAGATAAAGATGGATTTGAGGAGTATGAAGTTCCAAAAGGTATTAATGTGTTAAATGCACTTGAATACATCAACAAAAATTACCATGCGAATATCTATTTTAGGAGTTCTTGTAGAGCAGGGCAATGTGGAAGTTGTGCAATGTGCATAAATGGAGAGCCAAAGTTAGCATGCAAAACAAAGGTAGAAGATGGTATGGTTATAGAGCCATTAAAAAATTTTGATGTGATTAGGGACTTGGTTGTTGATAGAACTCCCTACTATAAAAAATTGGCAAATTTGAGAAATTACATTGAAAGAAAAGAATATCCAGAGGACTTGGAAAATATTAAACCAGATGATATAAATAAAGTAAAAAAGGTTAGGGGATGCATTGATTGTTTATCTTGCCTATCAGTTTGTCCAGTGAGAAAATTTACCGACTACGCAGGACCTACATTCATGAGGCAATTGGCAAGGTTTGCATTTGATGTTAGGGATGAAGGAGATAGGGAAAAAATAGCGTATTTTGAAAACCTCTACAACTGCACAACATGTGCAAAATGTGTGGAGGTTTGTCCAAAGGAGATAGAAATTGTCCATCATGCCATTGAAAAGTTGAGAGAACTCTGCTTTAAAAAGGGTTATTATTTAAAGAACCATCTTGCAGTGAGGGAAAATGTTTTAAAATATAATAGGTCAGTTGAGAAAGATAAAACCCCGTTGTTGGAGGAAGTTAATGAGGAATATTTAGTAGAAAATGAAAAAATGAGGGTGGCTTTCTTTACTGGATGTTTGATTGACTATAGGTTGCAGAATGTTGGTAGAGATGCAATAAAAGTATTAAATGCCCATGGAATTTCTGTAATAATTCCAAAAAATCAAGTTTGTTGTGGTTCTCCATTTATAAGGACTGGACAAACAGATATTGCCGAGAAATTAAAAAAGAAAAACTTGGAGATTTTTAACAACCTCGATGTGGATTGTGTTGTTACAGTGTGTGCTGGATGTGGCTCAACACTAAAAAACGATTATAAAGAGAAAGAATTTGAGGTTATGGATATCACAGAGGTTCTGAATAAGGTTGGATTGATTAAATACAAGCCATTAGATGCAACTGTAACATACCATGACCCATGTCATTTGAAAAGGGGGCAAGGAGTTTATGATGAACCAAGGAAGATACTAAAAAGCATTCCAAACCTAAAATTCATTGAGATGGAGGTTCCAGACCAATGTTGTGGTGCTGGTGGAGGAGTTAGAAGTGGAAAGCCAGAAGTTGCCTATGCCTTAGGAAAGAGAAAGGCAAAGATGATTTTTGATACAAATGTAGATTACTTGGTTACTGTGTGCCCATTTTGTGAATACCACATAAGAGATAGTTTGAAAAAATATAAAGAGGAAAATAACATCAAAAAGGATATTAAAGTTATGAATATCGTATCTCTGCTTAGTAAGGTTGTATAG
- a CDS encoding TRC40/GET3/ArsA family transport-energizing ATPase, with translation MLSKIKDSLKSITTKKLESDGTKYIMFGGKGGVGKTTMSAATGIYCAEQGLKTVIVSTDPAHSLRDAFEQEFGHEPTKVKGFDNLYVVEIDPQKAMEEYKEKLKAQMDENPMLAGMLEEQLEMAALSPGTDESAAFDVFLRYMDSSEFDVVIFDTAPTGHTLRFLGLPEIMDKYMAKMIKFKKQMSGLMKMMKKLMPFGSKDDDIDYDKALEELEKMKKKIEKAREILSNPEKTAFRLVVIPEEMSILESERAMKALEKYGIPIDAVIVNQVIPEDVECEFCKARRALQQKRLEMIKEKFGDKVIAHVPLLKTEAKGVDTLREIAKILYGEEEKE, from the coding sequence ATGTTATCAAAAATAAAGGACTCATTGAAAAGCATTACAACAAAAAAATTAGAGAGTGATGGGACAAAATATATCATGTTTGGTGGAAAGGGAGGAGTTGGAAAAACTACAATGAGTGCTGCTACTGGTATCTATTGTGCAGAGCAAGGATTAAAAACAGTTATTGTCTCAACAGACCCTGCACACTCATTAAGAGATGCATTTGAGCAAGAGTTTGGGCACGAACCAACAAAAGTTAAGGGCTTTGATAATTTATATGTTGTAGAAATAGACCCTCAAAAGGCTATGGAAGAATATAAGGAAAAATTAAAGGCACAGATGGATGAAAACCCAATGTTGGCTGGTATGTTAGAGGAACAGTTAGAAATGGCTGCCTTATCTCCTGGAACTGATGAAAGTGCTGCATTTGATGTATTTTTGAGATACATGGACAGTAGTGAGTTTGATGTAGTTATATTTGACACCGCTCCAACAGGGCACACATTAAGGTTTTTAGGACTCCCTGAAATAATGGACAAATATATGGCTAAGATGATTAAATTCAAGAAGCAAATGAGCGGATTAATGAAAATGATGAAAAAATTAATGCCATTTGGAAGTAAAGATGATGACATTGACTACGACAAGGCATTAGAAGAACTTGAAAAAATGAAGAAGAAAATAGAAAAAGCAAGAGAAATTCTCTCAAATCCAGAAAAAACTGCATTTAGATTGGTTGTTATTCCAGAAGAAATGAGTATTTTGGAAAGTGAAAGAGCAATGAAGGCATTGGAAAAATATGGCATTCCAATTGATGCAGTTATTGTAAACCAAGTTATTCCAGAAGATGTTGAATGTGAATTCTGTAAAGCAAGAAGAGCACTGCAACAGAAAAGATTAGAAATGATAAAAGAGAAATTTGGAGATAAGGTTATTGCACACGTTCCATTATTAAAAACAGAGGCAAAAGGAGTAGATACATTAAGAGAAATTGCAAAAATTTTATATGGTGAAGAAGAGAAAGAATAA
- the purM gene encoding phosphoribosylformylglycinamidine cyclo-ligase — protein sequence MVTYKDAGVDIYKEDRVIKALISQITFKRDDIKPAELEGHYAGAIEFGDYYLVLCTDGVGSKMIVAEMAKKFDTVPIDMIAMNVNDAICIGAEPVALVDYLAVEDIDEEIARQIGKGLNEGAKEANINIIGGETATLPHMIKGIDLAGTVLAIVRKDQIITGKDIKPGDVIVGLRSSGIHSNGLSLARKVFFEIAGMDIHDELPHGKTIAEELLTPTRIYVRPVLEMIKKVKVKGLAHITGGGFRKLRRLNKNVAYIIDNLPEVLPIFKEIQRLGNVPDEEMFRTFNMGIGFCVIVDKEDAEKVIEIANSYNIPAFVIGRIKEEPKNKVIVKYKGKEIHLD from the coding sequence ATGGTCACATACAAAGATGCAGGAGTAGATATCTACAAAGAAGATAGGGTTATAAAGGCGTTAATTTCTCAAATAACATTTAAAAGAGATGACATAAAACCCGCAGAATTGGAAGGGCATTATGCAGGAGCTATTGAATTTGGAGATTATTATTTAGTCCTCTGCACCGATGGAGTTGGGAGCAAGATGATTGTTGCAGAGATGGCAAAAAAATTTGATACTGTTCCAATTGATATGATAGCGATGAACGTAAATGACGCCATCTGTATTGGAGCTGAGCCAGTTGCGTTGGTTGATTATTTGGCAGTTGAGGATATTGATGAAGAAATAGCAAGACAAATAGGGAAGGGGTTAAATGAAGGTGCAAAAGAAGCAAACATAAACATCATCGGTGGAGAAACAGCAACACTCCCACACATGATTAAGGGAATTGATTTGGCCGGGACTGTTTTAGCTATTGTCCGAAAAGACCAGATAATCACAGGAAAAGATATAAAACCAGGAGATGTTATCGTTGGGTTGAGGAGCAGTGGAATACACAGCAATGGATTATCATTAGCAAGAAAGGTATTCTTTGAAATTGCTGGAATGGATATACACGATGAACTTCCACATGGAAAAACTATAGCAGAGGAGCTTTTAACTCCAACAAGAATTTATGTAAGGCCAGTTTTAGAGATGATCAAAAAAGTTAAGGTTAAAGGATTAGCCCACATAACAGGAGGAGGATTTAGAAAGTTGAGGAGGCTAAACAAGAACGTTGCCTATATCATCGATAATCTCCCAGAAGTTTTACCAATATTCAAAGAAATTCAAAGGTTGGGTAATGTTCCTGATGAAGAGATGTTTAGGACTTTTAATATGGGCATAGGATTTTGTGTTATAGTTGATAAAGAAGATGCGGAGAAGGTTATTGAAATAGCAAACTCCTACAACATACCAGCATTTGTAATTGGAAGAATAAAAGAAGAACCAAAAAACAAGGTAATCGTTAAATATAAAGGAAAAGAAATACATTTAGATTAA
- the comB gene encoding 2-phosphosulfolactate phosphatase — MAIVIDVLRASTTINTLLQLCNEVYITDSIEKANSYKDAIKIGERNGKKIEKFDFGNSPTEILRNKGKILEHVKNNGKVVLTTTNGTRVMKRVFKNANYVLIGSITNAKYVAEKAVELAKSGITLVPCHRKGTFAIEDVIGAGLIARYIEEISKEKTKNEEVLAAKLLTKGDWKSLILNSNSADNLRNLGYHEDLLFCICENAQDVVGMFDGEKVIRM; from the coding sequence GTGGCTATCGTTATTGATGTTCTTAGAGCATCAACAACCATAAACACACTCTTACAATTGTGTAATGAGGTATATATAACTGATAGTATAGAGAAGGCAAACTCATATAAAGACGCCATAAAAATTGGAGAAAGAAACGGCAAAAAAATAGAGAAATTTGATTTCGGTAACTCTCCAACAGAGATTTTGAGAAATAAAGGAAAAATATTAGAACATGTAAAAAACAATGGTAAAGTTGTATTGACAACAACAAACGGAACGAGGGTAATGAAGAGAGTTTTCAAAAACGCAAATTATGTTCTGATTGGCTCAATAACAAATGCAAAATACGTTGCTGAAAAGGCAGTAGAATTAGCTAAGTCAGGAATAACTCTTGTCCCATGTCATAGAAAAGGAACGTTCGCAATTGAGGATGTAATAGGGGCTGGGTTGATAGCAAGGTATATTGAAGAGATTAGTAAAGAAAAAACCAAAAATGAAGAAGTTCTTGCAGCAAAGTTATTGACAAAAGGAGATTGGAAAAGTTTAATTTTAAATTCAAATTCAGCAGATAACTTAAGGAATCTTGGTTATCATGAGGATTTGCTATTTTGCATTTGTGAGAATGCCCAAGATGTTGTGGGTATGTTTGATGGGGAAAAAGTTATTAGGATGTGA
- a CDS encoding calcium/sodium antiporter codes for MIINVLLFIIGLLLLSYGSDWFIVGSSRIAKLFRISDFVIGATIVAIGTSLPEIVTSVYAAWINSPGISTGNAIGSCIANVGLVLALSIIFSPIIIKESSVVKNTYAYILFLITAFILGFNGFSWIDGIILIFLFAIYLKYTIKNGKEKIDEVEETSYIRAALLLIIGLIGVILGSEMFVNGARNIALALGVSEKIVGFTLVALGTSLPELAVSIAAAKKKLGKMVLGNIVGSNVANIGMALGLSAIVTPLPPQNLEMGITLFMAVLLAMFAKRRKLGIFEGIVFLIMYCVFLYTLFN; via the coding sequence ATGATAATTAATGTGTTGTTATTTATTATTGGTCTGCTCCTTCTTTCTTATGGTAGTGATTGGTTCATTGTTGGAAGTTCAAGGATAGCAAAACTTTTTAGAATTTCCGATTTTGTTATTGGAGCCACTATTGTAGCAATTGGGACATCCCTACCAGAAATAGTAACGTCAGTATATGCTGCATGGATTAACTCTCCAGGAATTTCAACAGGAAATGCCATTGGAAGTTGTATAGCAAATGTTGGATTAGTTCTTGCATTGAGTATTATATTCTCTCCAATAATTATAAAAGAGAGTTCTGTAGTAAAAAATACCTATGCATACATTTTATTTTTAATTACAGCATTTATTTTAGGATTTAATGGGTTCTCATGGATAGACGGGATTATTTTGATATTTTTATTTGCAATATACTTAAAATACACAATAAAAAATGGAAAAGAAAAAATTGATGAAGTAGAAGAAACATCATACATAAGAGCAGCACTTTTACTGATTATTGGATTGATTGGGGTTATTTTAGGGAGTGAAATGTTTGTAAATGGGGCAAGAAATATTGCCTTAGCTTTGGGGGTTTCTGAAAAAATCGTTGGTTTTACATTGGTTGCTTTGGGGACATCTCTTCCAGAACTTGCAGTTTCTATCGCAGCGGCAAAAAAGAAACTTGGGAAGATGGTGTTGGGAAATATTGTAGGGAGTAATGTTGCAAATATAGGTATGGCATTGGGGTTATCTGCAATTGTAACCCCCCTACCCCCTCAAAATTTGGAGATGGGGATAACTTTATTTATGGCAGTTCTATTGGCAATGTTTGCTAAGAGAAGAAAACTTGGAATATTTGAAGGAATTGTGTTCTTGATAATGTATTGCGTATTTTTATATACACTATTCAATTGA
- a CDS encoding branched-chain amino acid ABC transporter permease translates to MIVDLIQLILIWFGLYLIVNLSLNIEFGYGGIPNFGKHLAVLLGAVVVGGIVNRILMLIFGINGDIVTASTMVSSVVNDLISQNPLYGIGILLLSIFLAIVLGLIIGALFILPSAKLKEDYLGVTLLAIAEVFFLSTYYTPSIIGGYYGASVPDILAFVSGEMRGFVFAGLILLIAFVIYLFTNKLLNTPYGRILRAMRENENVVIAFGRDIMKIRIKTVSIGTAIAAIAGVLFGFYSANVIGTAFTRVEWTFFPFLMVLLGGKGNNKGIILGTLIFVITKVLLETYKFEIKEFLHLPFEAVWLEYIIFGILVVLILYYRPEGILSEKPILTKPIKKIMHNQE, encoded by the coding sequence ATGATAGTGGATTTAATCCAACTTATCCTTATATGGTTTGGGCTTTATTTGATAGTAAATCTAAGCCTAAATATTGAGTTTGGTTATGGAGGAATTCCAAATTTTGGTAAACATCTTGCAGTATTGCTTGGGGCAGTGGTCGTTGGGGGAATTGTGAACAGAATCTTAATGCTAATATTTGGGATTAATGGGGATATTGTCACTGCAAGCACAATGGTAAGTAGCGTTGTAAATGATCTTATCTCACAAAATCCACTGTATGGTATTGGTATTCTCCTCTTGTCAATATTTTTGGCTATTGTTTTGGGTTTGATTATAGGGGCACTCTTTATATTGCCAAGTGCAAAACTTAAAGAGGATTATTTAGGAGTTACTTTGCTTGCCATTGCAGAGGTGTTCTTCCTCTCAACCTACTACACTCCAAGTATAATTGGAGGTTATTATGGAGCATCGGTGCCAGATATTTTGGCATTTGTTTCGGGAGAAATGAGGGGATTCGTATTTGCTGGGTTAATATTACTTATTGCATTTGTAATATATTTGTTCACCAACAAACTTCTAAACACGCCTTATGGAAGAATACTTAGGGCTATGAGGGAAAATGAAAATGTTGTAATTGCATTTGGAAGAGACATAATGAAGATTAGGATAAAAACTGTCTCAATTGGAACTGCAATTGCAGCAATTGCTGGGGTTTTATTTGGATTTTATTCAGCTAATGTCATTGGAACTGCATTTACGAGGGTTGAATGGACATTCTTCCCATTCTTGATGGTATTGCTTGGAGGAAAAGGAAATAATAAGGGAATTATATTGGGGACTTTGATTTTTGTCATAACAAAAGTATTGTTGGAGACCTATAAATTTGAAATAAAAGAATTCCTTCATCTACCATTTGAGGCTGTATGGCTTGAATACATAATCTTTGGGATATTGGTTGTTCTAATCTTATACTACAGACCAGAGGGAATTTTAAGTGAAAAACCAATATTAACAAAACCAATAAAAAAGATTATGCATAATCAGGAATAA
- the aspS gene encoding aspartate--tRNA(Asn) ligase encodes MLGDWRRTHYSSQISPEMDGEEVIVMGWAHAIRKLGKLIFIILRDREGTVQIVVPKQKVEEEIFKTAKEIGKEDVIAIKGKVIANEKAPNGFEILPIEIRILNKAATPLPLDPAEKVSADIDTRLDNRFLDLRRPKIQAIFKIRSEMLKSVRKTFYENGFVEVNTPKLVASCTEGGTELFPISYFEKEAFLGQSPQLYKQMLMATGLDRVFEIGPIFRAEEHNTRRHLNEAISIDVEMAFCDDKDAMEMLEKVVYNAFVDVYENRKKELELLGVNLELPNEKFDRITYDEAIDIANAKGVELEWGDDLSRAAEKAIGEEMGGLYFIVDWPTETRPFYTMPNEKDPKICKAFDLMYKDLEISSGAQRIHIYDLLVERIKAQGLNPEGFGSYLEAFKYGMPPHAGWGLGADRFTMVLTGQENIRECVMFPRDRQRLTP; translated from the coding sequence ATGTTAGGAGATTGGAGAAGAACACACTACTCATCCCAAATTTCACCAGAAATGGATGGAGAAGAAGTTATAGTCATGGGTTGGGCTCATGCAATAAGGAAATTGGGGAAGTTAATATTCATTATATTGAGAGATAGAGAAGGAACAGTTCAAATTGTAGTTCCTAAACAAAAAGTAGAAGAAGAAATATTTAAGACAGCAAAAGAAATTGGAAAAGAAGACGTAATCGCAATAAAAGGAAAAGTTATAGCAAATGAAAAAGCACCAAATGGATTTGAAATCCTTCCAATTGAAATAAGAATATTAAACAAAGCAGCAACTCCACTCCCATTGGATCCAGCGGAGAAAGTTTCAGCGGATATTGATACAAGGTTGGATAACAGGTTTTTAGATTTAAGAAGACCAAAAATACAGGCAATATTTAAAATTAGGAGTGAGATGTTAAAATCAGTTAGAAAGACATTTTATGAGAATGGTTTTGTTGAGGTAAACACACCAAAACTTGTGGCAAGTTGTACAGAAGGGGGAACAGAGTTATTCCCAATCTCTTACTTTGAAAAGGAGGCGTTTTTAGGGCAAAGCCCACAGTTATACAAGCAGATGTTGATGGCTACTGGACTTGACAGGGTATTTGAGATAGGGCCAATATTTAGGGCAGAAGAACATAACACAAGAAGACACTTAAACGAGGCAATATCCATTGACGTTGAGATGGCATTTTGTGATGACAAGGATGCTATGGAAATGCTTGAAAAGGTTGTCTATAATGCATTTGTTGATGTTTATGAGAATAGGAAGAAAGAATTGGAGTTGTTGGGTGTTAATTTAGAACTTCCAAATGAGAAATTTGACAGAATAACTTACGATGAGGCAATAGATATTGCAAATGCAAAAGGTGTTGAATTGGAGTGGGGAGACGATTTATCAAGGGCAGCAGAAAAGGCAATTGGAGAAGAAATGGGTGGTCTCTACTTTATAGTTGATTGGCCAACTGAAACAAGGCCATTCTACACAATGCCAAATGAAAAAGACCCAAAAATATGTAAGGCATTTGATTTGATGTATAAGGACTTGGAGATTTCATCAGGGGCTCAGAGGATACACATCTATGATTTATTGGTTGAGAGGATAAAAGCTCAAGGCTTAAACCCAGAGGGCTTTGGCTCCTACTTAGAGGCATTTAAATATGGAATGCCACCACATGCAGGTTGGGGACTTGGAGCAGATAGATTTACAATGGTTCTAACAGGACAAGAGAATATAAGAGAATGTGTGATGTTCCCAAGAGACAGGCAGAGGTTAACACCATAA
- the cgi121 gene encoding KEOPS complex subunit Cgi121 produces MIIRGIKNAKINQDIFKLKLPFQILNAELIATKKHVLHAINQAKTKKNITNSFWMEILVRASAQRQISNAIKLLGAKDGNVCVVCENEEVLSKVLEIIGGEVDDSVLELNEEKEKKIREAFDIKGFGNVVERVCEKIAIMELRKE; encoded by the coding sequence ATGATAATAAGAGGAATAAAAAATGCCAAAATAAATCAAGACATTTTTAAGTTGAAATTGCCATTTCAAATACTGAATGCAGAGTTAATTGCAACAAAAAAACATGTCCTTCATGCAATAAATCAAGCAAAAACTAAAAAAAATATTACTAACTCATTTTGGATGGAAATTTTGGTTAGGGCATCGGCACAGAGGCAAATATCAAATGCCATAAAACTCCTCGGAGCAAAAGATGGTAATGTTTGCGTGGTTTGTGAGAATGAAGAAGTTTTGAGCAAGGTTTTAGAAATCATTGGTGGAGAAGTAGATGATAGCGTTTTAGAATTAAACGAGGAAAAGGAAAAAAAGATAAGAGAGGCATTTGATATTAAAGGGTTTGGTAATGTTGTTGAAAGGGTTTGTGAAAAGATTGCAATTATGGAATTAAGGAAGGAGTAA
- the hisD gene encoding histidinol dehydrogenase: MIIKKIKDLTEEEKSKIINRNKMNLENIIPTVQEILKNVREKGDEALRYYTKKFDGVDIEDFKVSKEEIENAYNKIDYKVIEAIEKAAENIKEFHEMQLKNLKEWEIEKNGIKAGQILRPIENVGCYVPGGRAFYPSTVLMTVIPAKVAGCERVIITSPPTKEGEGNPATLVAGDIAKADEIYKVGGAQAIGAMAYGTETIPKVDIIVGPGNVFVTAAKKLVYGDVAIDFPAGPSEVLIIADENANEEYVALDFLAQAEHDPNASCVITTTSMEKANSIKNKIIEEMEKAERREIIEKALENSAILVGDLDECIEFSNEYAPEHLEIITKNPREVLKKIKHAGSIFLGEYAPVPVGDYASGTNHVLPTSACARMYSGLSVETFLKKPTIQELTKEGLKNIADIVITLAEAEGLFGHAEAVRRRIN, encoded by the coding sequence ATGATAATCAAAAAAATTAAAGATTTAACAGAAGAAGAAAAGAGCAAAATCATCAACAGAAATAAGATGAACCTTGAAAATATCATCCCAACAGTTCAAGAAATTTTAAAGAATGTTAGAGAAAAAGGAGACGAAGCATTAAGATACTACACAAAAAAATTTGATGGTGTGGATATTGAAGATTTTAAGGTTAGCAAAGAGGAGATAGAGAACGCATACAATAAAATTGACTATAAGGTCATAGAGGCAATAGAAAAAGCTGCAGAGAACATTAAAGAATTTCATGAGATGCAATTGAAAAATCTAAAAGAATGGGAAATAGAAAAGAATGGTATTAAAGCAGGACAGATTTTAAGACCTATAGAAAATGTTGGATGTTATGTCCCAGGAGGTAGGGCATTTTATCCTTCAACGGTCTTAATGACTGTTATTCCTGCAAAGGTTGCTGGATGTGAGAGGGTAATTATAACCTCCCCCCCAACAAAAGAGGGAGAAGGAAATCCTGCAACATTGGTGGCTGGAGATATAGCGAAGGCTGATGAGATATATAAGGTTGGAGGAGCTCAGGCGATAGGAGCAATGGCTTACGGAACTGAAACAATTCCAAAGGTTGATATTATTGTGGGGCCTGGGAATGTTTTTGTAACTGCAGCAAAGAAGTTGGTTTATGGTGATGTTGCTATTGACTTCCCTGCAGGACCTTCTGAAGTTTTGATAATTGCAGATGAAAATGCTAATGAAGAATATGTAGCATTGGATTTCTTAGCTCAGGCAGAACATGACCCAAACGCATCCTGTGTAATAACAACAACATCTATGGAAAAGGCAAACAGCATAAAAAATAAAATCATTGAGGAGATGGAAAAAGCAGAGAGAAGAGAGATTATTGAGAAAGCATTAGAAAACTCTGCAATCCTTGTTGGAGATTTGGATGAATGCATAGAGTTCTCAAACGAATATGCTCCAGAACATTTGGAAATCATAACCAAAAATCCAAGAGAAGTTTTAAAGAAAATTAAGCATGCTGGGAGTATATTCTTAGGAGAGTATGCCCCAGTTCCAGTTGGAGATTACGCGAGTGGAACAAACCACGTTTTACCAACCTCTGCATGTGCAAGAATGTATTCTGGGTTGAGTGTTGAGACATTCCTAAAAAAGCCAACAATTCAGGAATTAACAAAAGAAGGGTTAAAAAACATTGCAGACATTGTAATTACATTGGCAGAGGCAGAAGGATTATTCGGGCACGCTGAGGCTGTTAGGAGAAGAATAAATTAA
- a CDS encoding DUF116 domain-containing protein, translating into MEILGINVLEIVGLFFILLIILLILMLLISIVVGAYLIKRNKLIFPKIFIYIADNFYSILLRLFLLIGTEETFYNVGIEFYNKYYEEQFKKSKNKVLILPHCLRDTKCPAKLTPNGVECVFCGRCCIGDIIKTAKENGYKVFIVPGSTFLKRILREVKPDGVFGVACSRDLFYGMNYLSRKGIPSQGQALIKDGCINTMVNVNELLQRLKESNANNNK; encoded by the coding sequence ATGGAGATTTTAGGCATAAATGTATTAGAGATTGTAGGTTTATTCTTTATATTGCTTATAATACTATTGATTTTAATGCTTCTTATAAGCATTGTAGTGGGAGCATATCTAATTAAAAGAAACAAATTAATCTTCCCAAAAATTTTTATATACATAGCAGATAACTTTTACTCTATTCTATTGAGGTTATTCCTTCTTATTGGCACAGAAGAAACCTTCTACAATGTAGGGATTGAGTTTTACAATAAATATTATGAAGAACAATTTAAAAAATCAAAAAACAAAGTTTTGATTCTTCCTCATTGTTTGAGGGACACAAAATGCCCCGCAAAGTTAACTCCAAATGGAGTAGAATGTGTATTTTGTGGGAGATGCTGTATTGGGGACATCATAAAAACTGCCAAAGAAAATGGTTATAAGGTCTTTATCGTTCCGGGTTCTACATTTTTAAAAAGAATTCTAAGAGAGGTTAAACCTGACGGTGTATTTGGTGTTGCATGTAGTAGGGATTTATTCTATGGTATGAACTACTTATCAAGGAAAGGCATCCCTTCACAAGGACAAGCGTTAATAAAAGATGGCTGCATAAATACCATGGTTAACGTCAATGAGTTATTGCAGAGGTTGAAAGAATCCAATGCAAATAATAATAAATAA